The sequence GCTAATGGAACCAACCTTTTATCAAGCTTAACTCCCAGAGCCAAATAACCTCCCACGCCTAACAACATTGCTATCAATACCATACAGACACCTGCCGGATCTTTCTGCGTGAAAAGACCATCTCCAACACTGAATGCTATAAACAGCAAACCATAGAAACAGCCGACTCCGATTACTACCGACAACAAAACGTAGAATACTTTAACGATTCTCATCTCACACACCCAACACCTTCATAATCGTCACATAACAAGACTCCTTGAACCCGGCATGTAGTTCGTCCTTGTCCGTCATAAGCCACTGGACCAGGCAGCCATCGATGATAGCGCGGATGATAGGGGCTGTTTGTTCTGCGGCCAAATTCAACGAGAAGATTCCTTCCTGCTGTCCCAGCAGTAGCACCTCCGTACTAATGCTTGTGCAGTTATCATAGAAGCGCTGGTTAATCTCACGATAGACGGAATTGCGGCTGGCCTTCGCCAAGAAGTCAAGGTAGACGCGGTAAAACGCACGGTTCTTCTCCGGTGAGACAAAAGCGGAATTAATATACGCTTGCAGCTTCCCTGTGGCCGTGGTCTGCTCTTGTACTGCTGCGAATTCCTTCTCGAATATTTTGGCAGTCAGCCATTCCAGCAGTTCAACCAGGACTGCTTCCTTGCTCTCAAAATAATAATGCACAACTCCCTTGCTCACTTTAGCATGATCCGCGATCACCTGCAGAGTCACAGAATCATACCCCAACTCAGACAAAGCTTGAAAGGCAGCGAAGAGAATTTGCTTGCGCTTTTCCTCGGATTTCTTATAACGGACCATAGTAGCCTCCACTGTATATCATAATTACTGCAAATTATATCACAGACATAAAAAAGTTGACCAGTCAGAATAAATAATATATAAAGGAGTTACAATCTAATTCGTTAAAGGGAGATTACACTCATGCCAGAAGCATTTCAAGCACTAGTTGTTGATAAGACGGAGTCTTCATTTTCCGTTACTGTTAAGCAGGTTACTTTAGAAGATCTGCCCGCAGGTGAAGTTGTCATTAAAGTTGCCTATTCCAGTGTGAATTATAAAGACGGTTTGGCCAGTATTCCGGACGGCAAAATCTTAAGAAATTACCCCTTTATTCCGGGTGTGGATTTATCGGGCACCGTGGTCTCTTCAACAGACGACCGCTTTCACGAAGGACAAGCCGTTATTGCCGCCGGAAATGGCATTGGGGTGTCCCACTTTGGAGGCTTCAGCGAATACGCACGTATTCCTGCTGACTGGGTAACTCCTCTTCCAGACGGACTTACTCTAAGAGAAGCCATGATCTACGGTACT comes from Paenibacillus sp. 19GGS1-52 and encodes:
- a CDS encoding TetR/AcrR family transcriptional regulator encodes the protein MVRYKKSEEKRKQILFAAFQALSELGYDSVTLQVIADHAKVSKGVVHYYFESKEAVLVELLEWLTAKIFEKEFAAVQEQTTATGKLQAYINSAFVSPEKNRAFYRVYLDFLAKASRNSVYREINQRFYDNCTSISTEVLLLGQQEGIFSLNLAAEQTAPIIRAIIDGCLVQWLMTDKDELHAGFKESCYVTIMKVLGV